One window of the Equus caballus isolate H_3958 breed thoroughbred chromosome 2, TB-T2T, whole genome shotgun sequence genome contains the following:
- the PLA2G2A gene encoding phospholipase A2, membrane associated isoform X2, with translation MKTLLLLAVIMAFGLLQVQGHLLDFRKMIRLMTGKEATSSYGFYGCHCGVGGKGSPKDATDRCCVAHDCCYYRLQKRGCGTKLLNYKFSYRGGKIICAKQDSCRSELCQCDKTAASCFARNRKTYSKKYQYYNNKSCRGKTPRC, from the exons ATGAAGACCCTCCTGCTGTTGGCGGTGATCATGGCCTTTG GCTTGCTGCAGGTCCAGGGGCATTTGCTGGATTTCCGGAAAATGATCCGGTTGATGACAGGAAAGGAAGCTACATCCAGTTATGGCTTCTACGGTTGCCACTGTGGTGTGGGCGGCAAAGGATCCCCCAAGGATGCAACAGATCG GTGCTGCGTTGCCCATGACTGTTGCTACTATCGTCTGCAGAAACGTGGGTGTGGCACCAAACTTCTGAACTACAAATTTTCTTACCGCGGGGGCAAGATCATCTGCG CAAAACAGGACTCCTGTAGGAGTGAATTGTGTCAATGTGACAAAACAGCCGCCTCGTGTTTTGCAAGAAACCGGAAGACCTACAGTAAAAAGTATCAATACTACAACAACAAGTCATGCAGAGGGAAGACCCCCCGGTGCTGA
- the PLA2G2A gene encoding phospholipase A2, membrane associated precursor (The RefSeq protein has 1 substitution compared to this genomic sequence), protein MKTLLLLAVIMAFGLLQVQGHLLDFRKMIRLMTGKEATSSYGFYGCHCGVGGKGSPKDATDWCCVAHDCCYYRLQKRGCGTKLLNYKFSYRGGKIICAKQDSCRSELCQCDKTAASCFARNRKTYSKKYQYYNNKSCRGKTPRC, encoded by the exons ATGAAGACCCTCCTGCTGTTGGCGGTGATCATGGCCTTTG GCTTGCTGCAGGTCCAGGGGCATTTGCTGGATTTCCGGAAAATGATCCGGTTGATGACAGGAAAGGAAGCTACATCCAGTTATGGCTTCTACGGTTGCCACTGTGGTGTGGGCGGCAAAGGATCCCCCAAGGATGCAACAGATCG GTGCTGCGTTGCCCATGACTGTTGCTACTATCGTCTGCAGAAACGTGGGTGTGGCACCAAACTTCTGAACTACAAATTTTCTTACCGCGGGGGCAAGATCATCTGCG CAAAACAGGACTCCTGTAGGAGTGAATTGTGTCAATGTGACAAAACAGCCGCCTCGTGTTTTGCAAGAAACCGGAAGACCTACAGTAAAAAGTATCAATACTACAACAACAAGTCATGCAGAGGGAAGACCCCCCGGTGCTGA